A single genomic interval of Caballeronia sp. NK8 harbors:
- a CDS encoding FAD-binding oxidoreductase, with translation MAVNEAVMALREALGAQVVALPDEFGDRRVVDWSGLPGATPLAIIRARTTDDVAKALAICSKHRQPVVTQGGLTGLVGGANALGGEVALSLERMNRIVEIDEVSATMTVEAGTPLQVVQEAASAAGFYFPLDLGARGSCSIGGNLATNAGGNRVIKYGMMRDQVLGVEAVLASGEIVGGLNKMIKNNSGYDLRHLLIGSEGTLAVITRVVLRLRPKPTASSTAWCGLPDFAAVTTLLTRAQAGLAPGVSAFEVMWAGYHDTVIANLKNLRAPLADAHPFYVLLESVGTDPARHGEAFEEFLGGMLEAGIVTDAAIASNEAHARDFWAIRDAPGEYDRFIPNHAAYDVSFSIAQVGDAAAQCEARLRARWPDAIVMTYGHLGDGNIHIVVDIPGRGKQDHDDVDAVVYDVTRAFEGSISAEHGIGLKKRAYLHLARREADIASMRAIKAALDPHGLLNPGKVF, from the coding sequence ATGGCAGTCAACGAAGCGGTAATGGCATTGCGTGAAGCGCTCGGAGCGCAGGTCGTGGCGCTGCCCGATGAATTCGGCGACAGGCGCGTCGTGGACTGGAGCGGCCTGCCCGGCGCGACGCCGCTCGCGATCATCCGCGCGCGCACCACCGATGATGTCGCGAAAGCGCTCGCGATCTGCTCGAAGCACAGGCAACCGGTTGTCACGCAAGGCGGTCTCACGGGCCTCGTCGGCGGTGCGAACGCGCTCGGCGGCGAAGTGGCGCTGAGTCTCGAGCGCATGAACCGCATCGTCGAAATCGATGAAGTCTCCGCGACCATGACCGTCGAAGCCGGCACGCCGCTGCAAGTGGTTCAGGAGGCGGCGAGCGCGGCGGGCTTCTACTTTCCGCTCGATCTCGGCGCGCGCGGCAGTTGCTCGATCGGCGGCAATCTCGCAACGAACGCGGGCGGCAACCGCGTCATCAAGTACGGCATGATGCGCGATCAGGTGCTCGGCGTCGAAGCGGTGCTGGCGAGCGGCGAGATCGTCGGCGGACTTAACAAGATGATCAAGAACAACAGCGGCTACGACTTGCGGCATCTGTTGATCGGCAGCGAAGGCACGCTCGCAGTGATCACGCGCGTCGTGTTGCGCTTGCGCCCGAAGCCAACCGCGAGCTCCACCGCATGGTGCGGCCTGCCGGATTTCGCCGCCGTCACCACGCTGCTCACGCGCGCGCAGGCGGGACTCGCGCCGGGCGTGTCCGCGTTCGAAGTGATGTGGGCGGGCTATCACGACACCGTCATCGCGAATCTGAAGAATCTGCGCGCGCCGCTCGCCGATGCGCATCCGTTCTACGTGCTGCTGGAAAGCGTCGGCACCGATCCCGCGCGGCACGGCGAAGCCTTCGAGGAGTTTCTCGGCGGCATGCTCGAAGCAGGCATCGTGACCGATGCGGCGATCGCATCGAACGAGGCGCACGCGCGTGATTTCTGGGCGATCCGCGATGCGCCTGGCGAATACGATCGCTTCATCCCGAACCACGCGGCGTATGACGTGAGCTTTTCCATCGCGCAGGTCGGCGATGCGGCCGCGCAATGCGAGGCGCGTCTGCGCGCGCGCTGGCCCGACGCGATTGTGATGACCTACGGCCATCTGGGCGACGGCAATATTCACATCGTCGTGGATATTCCGGGCAGAGGAAAGCAGGACCATGACGATGTCGACGCCGTCGTCTACGACGTCACGCGCGCGTTCGAAGGCTCGATTTCGGCGGAGCACGGCATCGGCCTGAAGAAGCGCGCGTATCTGCATCTCGCGCGCCGCGAAGCCGATATCGCGTCGATGCGCGCGATCAAGGCGGCGCTCGATCCGCACGGATTGCTCAATCCGGGCAAGGTGTTCTAG
- a CDS encoding DMT family transporter: MQSRFTAILTALGAAALFGATTPIAKALLGPMPPFMVAGLFYLGSGIGLGAVLLGRRFWREKDKGVGARELAWLLGAIAFGGVAGPALLMLGLTTTPAATSALLLNLEGVLTAAIAWIVFRENVDLPVFLGMAAIVAGGVVLAWEPGPSGISAGALLIALACLCWAIDNNLTRRISSADATLIACAKGLVAGAVNLGIALAMGAGLPAPHIVLGAMTTGFGGYGVSLVLFVIALRHLGTARTGAYFSVAPVFGVALALAMWPHAPGAAFWIAAALMALGVWLHVRERHEHEHTHERLEHVHRHVHDEHHRHAHDFPYAGDEPHTHPHVHLPITHTHAHFPDIHHRHSHERG; this comes from the coding sequence ATGCAAAGCCGTTTCACCGCGATCCTCACTGCGCTCGGCGCCGCCGCGCTGTTCGGCGCGACCACGCCGATCGCGAAAGCGCTGCTCGGCCCGATGCCGCCGTTCATGGTCGCGGGCCTGTTCTATCTCGGCAGCGGTATCGGCCTCGGCGCGGTGCTGCTCGGCCGCCGGTTCTGGCGCGAGAAGGACAAAGGCGTGGGCGCACGGGAACTGGCCTGGCTGCTCGGCGCGATCGCGTTCGGCGGCGTCGCCGGACCGGCGCTGCTGATGCTCGGCCTGACGACCACGCCCGCCGCGACGAGCGCGCTCCTGCTCAACCTGGAAGGCGTGCTGACGGCGGCGATCGCGTGGATCGTATTTCGCGAGAACGTCGATCTGCCGGTGTTTCTCGGCATGGCCGCGATCGTCGCGGGCGGGGTCGTGCTGGCGTGGGAACCTGGCCCGAGCGGCATATCGGCGGGTGCGCTGCTGATCGCGCTGGCGTGTCTCTGCTGGGCCATCGACAACAATCTGACGCGCAGAATCTCGAGCGCCGACGCCACGCTGATCGCGTGCGCAAAAGGACTCGTCGCCGGGGCGGTGAATCTCGGTATCGCGCTCGCGATGGGCGCGGGTCTGCCCGCGCCGCATATCGTCCTCGGCGCGATGACGACGGGCTTCGGCGGCTATGGCGTGAGTCTCGTGCTATTCGTGATCGCGCTGCGCCATCTCGGCACCGCGCGCACGGGCGCGTATTTCTCGGTCGCGCCCGTGTTCGGCGTCGCGCTCGCGCTCGCGATGTGGCCGCACGCGCCGGGCGCGGCGTTCTGGATCGCCGCCGCGCTGATGGCGCTCGGCGTGTGGCTGCACGTGCGCGAACGGCACGAACACGAACACACGCACGAACGGCTGGAGCATGTGCATCGGCATGTGCATGACGAGCATCATCGGCACGCGCACGACTTTCCGTATGCCGGCGACGAACCGCATACGCATCCGCACGTGCATCTGCCGATCACGCATACGCACGCGCACTTTCCGGACATCCATCACCGGCATTCGCACGAGCGCGGCTAG
- a CDS encoding cupin domain-containing protein, translated as MTKTIDYAAIADAARDGYMNRVIANVNDHDVHISVMDAPFQWHFHPNSDETFVSVEGTLIIEFEDGAVELSAGQLLTVPAGKLHCTRPGGARSVNLTIEKTDTETVFCDAPN; from the coding sequence ATGACAAAAACCATCGACTACGCCGCAATCGCCGACGCCGCGCGCGACGGCTACATGAACCGCGTCATCGCGAACGTGAACGATCACGACGTCCACATCAGCGTGATGGACGCGCCCTTCCAATGGCACTTCCATCCGAATTCCGACGAGACTTTCGTGTCAGTGGAGGGTACGTTGATCATCGAGTTCGAGGACGGCGCCGTCGAATTGAGCGCGGGACAATTGCTGACCGTGCCCGCGGGCAAACTTCATTGCACGCGGCCGGGCGGCGCGCGATCGGTCAACCTGACCATCGAGAAAACGGACACCGAAACGGTGTTCTGCGACGCGCCGAACTAG
- a CDS encoding LysR family transcriptional regulator — MRDIDLKTLRLFVTVCEHQNIARAAQESHIEPSAISKRIAQLETSLGVPLLSRSRRGVEPTPAGMALLEHARSVLFTMERIANDVAAFGGGLMGRVSICASASAIAEALLDDIAAFMREPANQNIKVDVEERLSHDLVRQLREGVASVGVCWDSVDLRGLQHRAYRHDQLALAVPADHPFARRRTVSFEESLAFEHVGLPPATAVHTMLQRAAAQAGKTMSYRVIVSSFDAAFRVVAAGLGISVVPMEVAGTYRQALGVEAVPLSDAFAKRRFVVCFRDFDSLQPAAQRLVEHLETRAAR; from the coding sequence ATGCGCGACATCGACCTGAAAACGCTGCGTCTATTCGTGACAGTTTGCGAGCACCAGAACATCGCGCGCGCGGCGCAGGAATCGCATATCGAGCCTTCGGCGATCAGCAAGCGCATCGCGCAGCTGGAGACGTCGCTCGGCGTGCCGCTTCTGTCGCGCTCGCGGCGCGGCGTCGAACCGACGCCCGCAGGCATGGCGCTGCTGGAGCACGCGCGCAGCGTGCTTTTCACGATGGAGCGCATCGCCAACGATGTCGCCGCGTTCGGCGGCGGTCTGATGGGGCGCGTGAGCATATGCGCGTCGGCATCGGCGATTGCGGAAGCGCTGCTCGACGATATCGCCGCGTTCATGCGCGAGCCCGCGAATCAGAACATCAAGGTCGATGTGGAAGAGCGCCTGTCGCACGATCTCGTACGGCAACTGCGCGAAGGCGTGGCGTCGGTGGGCGTGTGCTGGGACAGCGTCGATCTGCGCGGCTTGCAGCATCGCGCGTATCGGCACGATCAGCTCGCGCTCGCGGTGCCCGCCGATCATCCGTTCGCGCGGCGGCGCACGGTGAGCTTCGAGGAATCGCTGGCGTTCGAGCACGTCGGACTGCCGCCGGCGACGGCCGTGCACACGATGTTGCAGCGCGCGGCGGCGCAGGCCGGCAAGACGATGTCGTATCGCGTGATCGTGTCGAGCTTCGACGCGGCGTTTCGCGTCGTCGCGGCGGGACTGGGCATCAGCGTCGTGCCGATGGAAGTGGCTGGAACCTACCGGCAGGCGCTAGGTGTCGAAGCCGTGCCGCTATCGGATGCCTTCGCGAAACGCCGCTTCGTCGTGTGCTTCAGGGATTTCGATTCGTTGCAGCCTGCGGCGCAGCGCCTCGTGGAACATCTGGAAACGCGCGCGGCGCGCTAG
- a CDS encoding hydroxymethylglutaryl-CoA lyase, with translation MPAFPQRAVIREVGLRDGLQSIRTVVPTARKIEWIGDAYAAGQREIEVGSFVPARLLPQLADTAELVTYAKTLPGLFVSVLVPNLKGAERAIETHADLMLVPLSASRAHSLANLRKTPEEVVDEVARMRAARDASGAKTLIEGGIGTAFGCTIQGHVDHADVLRYMQALLDAGADRVSIADTVGYAGPRAVRDLFEKARAIAGERLWCGHFHDTRGLALANVCAALETGVARFDATLAGIGGCPHAPGASGNASSEDLAFMLADMGIETGIDIPALLTLRAKLAHWLDGETLRGALALAGLPVTYGSNAAIAA, from the coding sequence ATGCCCGCGTTCCCCCAGCGCGCCGTGATCCGCGAAGTCGGCTTGCGCGACGGCCTGCAAAGCATTCGAACGGTCGTCCCGACCGCTCGCAAGATCGAATGGATCGGCGACGCCTACGCCGCCGGCCAGCGCGAAATCGAAGTCGGCTCGTTCGTGCCCGCGCGCCTTCTGCCGCAACTTGCCGACACCGCCGAACTCGTCACCTACGCGAAGACGCTGCCGGGCCTTTTCGTATCCGTGCTCGTGCCGAATCTCAAGGGCGCGGAGCGCGCCATCGAAACACACGCCGATCTGATGCTCGTGCCGCTTTCCGCGAGCCGCGCGCACAGTCTCGCGAATCTGCGCAAGACGCCGGAAGAAGTCGTCGACGAAGTGGCGCGCATGCGCGCCGCGCGCGATGCGTCGGGCGCGAAGACGCTGATCGAAGGCGGCATCGGCACCGCGTTCGGCTGCACGATCCAGGGCCATGTCGATCACGCCGATGTGCTGCGCTACATGCAGGCGCTGCTCGATGCCGGCGCGGACCGTGTGAGCATCGCCGATACGGTCGGTTACGCCGGTCCGCGCGCCGTGCGCGATCTGTTCGAGAAGGCGCGCGCCATCGCGGGCGAGCGCTTGTGGTGCGGCCACTTTCACGACACGCGCGGCCTCGCGCTCGCCAACGTCTGCGCCGCCCTCGAAACCGGCGTCGCGCGCTTCGATGCGACGCTCGCGGGTATCGGCGGCTGTCCGCATGCGCCGGGCGCGAGCGGCAATGCATCGAGCGAGGATCTCGCGTTCATGCTCGCCGACATGGGCATCGAAACCGGCATCGACATTCCAGCCTTGCTGACCCTGCGCGCGAAGCTCGCGCATTGGCTCGACGGCGAAACGCTGCGCGGCGCGCTCGCGCTCGCGGGCTTGCCGGTCACTTACGGATCGAACGCTGCAATCGCAGCCTGA
- a CDS encoding CaiB/BaiF CoA-transferase family protein encodes MNHSTLPLEGIRVIEFTHMVMGPTCGMILADLGAEVIKIEPPGGDKTRNLPGLGIGFFRSFNRNKKSVVLDINTDEGREAAIELIGECDVLLENFRPGLMAKFGLDYDTLSKAHPKLIYVSHKGFLPGPYEKRLALDEVVQMMGGLAYMTGPAGRPLRAGTSVNDIMGGMFGAIGVLAALRERDLTGRGQEVQSALFENCVFLSSQHMQQYAMTREAPPPMPSRVSAWSVYDVFTLAGGEQLFIGAVSDKQFVTLCDVLERSDLAQEPGFATNAMRVAVRPHLLERLGEILAHHRADELAPKLEAAGIPYAPIMRPEQLLDDPHLKASGGLVPMQTDDGGTTDVVLLPLTMGGRRPGVRQPLARVGEHTDEVLGRLKKNVTA; translated from the coding sequence ATGAACCATTCAACCCTGCCGCTCGAAGGCATTCGCGTGATCGAGTTCACGCATATGGTGATGGGCCCGACCTGCGGCATGATCCTCGCGGATCTCGGCGCGGAAGTCATCAAGATCGAACCGCCCGGCGGCGACAAGACGCGCAATCTGCCGGGCCTCGGCATTGGCTTCTTTCGCTCGTTCAATCGCAACAAGAAGAGCGTCGTCCTCGACATCAACACGGACGAGGGCCGCGAAGCCGCGATCGAACTGATCGGCGAATGCGACGTGCTGCTCGAAAATTTCCGCCCCGGCCTGATGGCGAAATTCGGGCTGGATTACGACACGCTATCGAAGGCGCATCCGAAACTCATCTACGTGTCGCACAAAGGCTTCCTTCCCGGCCCGTACGAAAAGCGTCTCGCGCTCGACGAAGTCGTGCAGATGATGGGCGGCCTCGCGTACATGACCGGTCCGGCGGGGCGGCCACTGCGCGCCGGGACCTCGGTGAACGACATCATGGGCGGCATGTTCGGCGCGATCGGCGTGCTCGCCGCGCTGCGCGAACGCGATCTCACCGGACGCGGCCAGGAAGTGCAGAGCGCGCTGTTCGAGAACTGCGTATTTCTTTCCTCGCAGCACATGCAGCAATACGCGATGACGCGTGAAGCGCCGCCGCCGATGCCCTCGCGCGTGTCGGCGTGGAGCGTGTACGACGTGTTCACGCTGGCCGGGGGCGAGCAGTTGTTCATCGGCGCGGTGAGCGACAAGCAGTTCGTCACGCTGTGCGATGTGCTCGAACGGTCCGACCTCGCGCAGGAACCCGGCTTCGCGACCAACGCGATGCGCGTCGCGGTGCGTCCGCATCTGCTGGAACGGCTCGGCGAGATCCTCGCGCATCATCGCGCGGACGAACTCGCGCCGAAGCTCGAAGCGGCCGGTATTCCCTACGCGCCGATCATGCGCCCCGAGCAACTGCTCGACGATCCGCATCTGAAGGCGAGCGGCGGCCTCGTGCCGATGCAGACCGACGACGGTGGCACCACCGACGTCGTATTGCTGCCGCTCACGATGGGCGGCCGGCGCCCCGGCGTGCGGCAACCGCTCGCGCGCGTCGGCGAGCATACCGACGAAGTGCTGGGACGGCTCAAGAAGAACGTCACGGCATGA
- a CDS encoding MFS transporter produces the protein MQPTFSAVAEPLVSPDVRVASTPAAQISARMDRLPITRHLWMLVFLISLGGFFEIYDLIFTGYIAPGMAKSGLLQTTTHAFFGFTGIAGFIAATFAGLFIGTFFFGWLPDRYGRRSVFTFSLLWYSVGSAIMAFQTTPEGVIFWRFVTGIGVGIEIITIDSYVTELVPQHMRGRAMAFNQMVMFAAAPVAAILSYWLVPETVFGLDGWRVVVLAGSVGAVVVWFIRRTVPESPRWLAMHGRIEEGERVVGNIERVVERESGAALPPPAPVVEQPAHRRASLGELFHAPYRSRLIMLIVFNFCQAIGYYGFANWVPTLLIGQGITVTKSLLYSFVIAFALPVGPLLAMLYADRIQRKYLIVGGALVVIASGLAFGQMKSPAALIVFGVLISLAGQTISVCYHAYQTELFPTAVRCRASGIVYSASRVGAMMSGFIIAFLLKDFGVPGVFIGITVCMLLVALAIGLFGPKTNGLRLEELNH, from the coding sequence ATGCAGCCAACCTTCAGCGCGGTCGCCGAGCCGCTCGTTTCGCCCGACGTACGCGTCGCCTCGACACCCGCCGCGCAAATCTCCGCGCGCATGGATCGCCTGCCGATCACGCGGCATCTGTGGATGCTCGTGTTTCTGATCTCGCTCGGCGGCTTTTTCGAAATCTACGATCTGATCTTCACTGGCTATATCGCGCCGGGCATGGCGAAAAGCGGCCTGTTGCAGACGACCACGCATGCGTTCTTCGGCTTCACGGGCATCGCGGGCTTCATAGCGGCGACCTTCGCGGGGCTTTTCATCGGCACGTTCTTCTTCGGCTGGCTGCCCGACCGTTACGGGCGGCGCAGCGTGTTCACGTTCTCGCTGCTGTGGTACTCGGTCGGCTCGGCGATCATGGCCTTTCAGACGACGCCCGAAGGCGTGATCTTCTGGCGTTTCGTGACGGGCATCGGCGTGGGCATCGAGATCATCACCATCGACAGCTACGTGACCGAGCTGGTGCCGCAACACATGCGCGGCCGCGCGATGGCGTTCAACCAGATGGTGATGTTCGCCGCCGCGCCCGTCGCCGCGATCCTGTCCTACTGGCTCGTGCCGGAGACGGTGTTCGGTCTCGATGGATGGCGCGTGGTCGTGCTCGCCGGATCGGTCGGCGCAGTGGTCGTGTGGTTCATCCGGCGCACGGTGCCCGAGAGCCCGCGATGGCTCGCCATGCACGGCAGGATCGAGGAAGGTGAGCGCGTGGTCGGCAACATCGAGCGCGTGGTCGAGCGCGAGTCGGGTGCGGCGCTGCCGCCGCCCGCGCCTGTCGTCGAGCAGCCGGCGCATCGGCGGGCGTCGCTTGGCGAGTTGTTCCATGCGCCGTATCGCTCGCGTCTGATCATGCTCATCGTCTTCAATTTCTGTCAGGCGATCGGCTATTACGGCTTCGCGAACTGGGTGCCGACCTTGCTGATCGGGCAAGGCATCACCGTGACGAAAAGTCTGCTGTATTCGTTCGTCATCGCGTTCGCGCTGCCAGTGGGGCCGCTGCTCGCGATGCTCTATGCCGATCGCATCCAGCGCAAGTATCTGATCGTCGGCGGCGCGCTCGTCGTCATTGCGAGCGGCCTCGCATTCGGGCAGATGAAATCGCCCGCGGCGCTCATCGTATTCGGCGTGCTGATCTCGCTCGCGGGGCAAACCATCTCGGTCTGCTATCACGCGTATCAGACCGAGCTCTTTCCGACGGCCGTGCGCTGCCGTGCGAGCGGCATCGTGTATTCGGCAAGCCGCGTGGGCGCGATGATGTCGGGCTTCATCATCGCGTTCCTGTTGAAGGACTTCGGCGTGCCGGGGGTTTTCATCGGCATCACCGTTTGCATGCTGCTCGTCGCGCTCGCGATCGGCCTGTTCGGGCCGAAGACCAACGGCTTGCGTCTCGAAGAACTCAATCACTGA